The following DNA comes from uncultured Acidilobus sp. JCHS.
AGGGAGGGGCTGACCTCGGCCAGCCCCAGCTCGGAGGCCATCTCGGCAGCCGCGGCCCTCCTGCCGTCGGAGAAGTAGACCCTGTCCACCTCCCTGAAGCCCAGGGCCAGGGCCAGGGCATTGGAGGGCACATTCCTCGCGCTCGCCATGACCCTGAAAACGCTGCCCCCTGAGGCCTCCATGGCGTAGAGGGCCAGCTGCCTGCCTATGCCCTTCCTCCTTATGTCCTGGCTCACGGCGATGCCCTCCAGCCACACTGCGTCGCCGACCTGCCTAACGTGTATAACTCCTACCGTCGAGCCGTAGGCGTCAACTGCCTTTATGAAGAGGCCCTCTGAAAGCCACCTCTCGAACAGGCCCTGGAGTCCCATAAGCTGAACCTCGGGGGCGGACCTGAGCAGCCTCTCGACGGCCTCCCTGTCCTCGGCCGTCACCCTCTCGAAGCTCACCTTGACCCTGGAGAGCAAGTCGCCGTCCCCTGTATCCCTTCTAGTTCAACTTCCTCCCCTTAGCTATATGTTTTTTATTAACCAAAATTCATATCGTGAAGCCCAGGGCGGCCGCCAGGAGTTAGGCTTATTAGGCTTGTATCGAATAAACGAG
Coding sequences within:
- a CDS encoding Acetyltransferase (GNAT) family, with the translated sequence MLSRVKVSFERVTAEDREAVERLLRSAPEVQLMGLQGLFERWLSEGLFIKAVDAYGSTVGVIHVRQVGDAVWLEGIAVSQDIRRKGIGRQLALYAMEASGGSVFRVMASARNVPSNALALALGFREVDRVYFSDGRRAAAAEMASELGLAEVSPSLEGVPGVMSGWAWVPSGLYRGKAYGGRGLLLLDTDPPFFARGDAEGYRRLSRERSSGAEELIVYELRRA